A DNA window from Pseudarthrobacter sp. W1I19 contains the following coding sequences:
- a CDS encoding OmpL47-type beta-barrel domain-containing protein has protein sequence MSLAIRKMPLGLRLPLSRLAWIVPALLLLLGTATAAYGFWASLTSSSNAAAAADALSPGSQPAVAANGSAVSVTWAGGTTVNGRPATGYTVTRYLAATGGTGTAATGGCAGTVITLTCTEQNVPGGIWYYTVTPAIALWTGSESPRSTGISTDATAPVATVQSVSPTPNAAGWINTSPVTLTITADDGAAGSGVASITYAVDGGAKQTVSGASALVPASGDGTHTVSYFATDNAGNAGTAQNQTVRIDTQAPAPPVFTTVPSYVYSGNVAGVPLKGTAEANAEVTLTAADAGAAHSTPPVTATADGSGNWSVALDLRSLDQGTVTFSAMATDAAGNTGAAKTSTSTKDTVAPAAAQAVKVPIYVNAATAPSVNISGSAEVGATVAVSATSPGSVQPVTGTATASDGTWSMVLNLGSLKDGAVTYTVTVQDAAGNTGSATTATDTKDTQAPALVLAAPRYVNSLTAPNLQVSGTAEAGVVVTLTVSGTGRPPVIGQATATLGTWSVTGLDVTGFSDGSLTFSAATSDAAGNSAAVTAPGPNTKDVAVPAVFSITGTDGNKGGLDRGDLLTITFTDSMDPSKFCPGWTGASLAGTVTLSNAPAPTFDTISFSTSGCTGLSLGTISLGADYVGATAATFSGNGNNASTLTWDSATKVLTIKFGALASGSIASPAPGFPSYDPASGLTDLAGNPLSTSRYTSGNKTAF, from the coding sequence ATGAGCCTCGCCATCCGGAAGATGCCGCTGGGCCTCCGTCTCCCATTGTCGCGGTTGGCGTGGATCGTCCCCGCACTCCTGCTCCTGCTGGGCACGGCCACCGCGGCCTATGGCTTTTGGGCCTCCCTCACGAGCAGCAGCAATGCCGCTGCCGCCGCCGACGCCCTGTCACCGGGATCCCAGCCCGCGGTTGCCGCAAACGGCTCTGCAGTGTCTGTGACCTGGGCCGGCGGGACCACAGTGAACGGGCGCCCTGCCACCGGGTACACAGTCACCAGGTATTTGGCCGCCACCGGCGGCACGGGAACAGCGGCCACCGGCGGCTGCGCCGGGACCGTCATCACGCTGACCTGCACGGAACAGAATGTGCCCGGCGGCATCTGGTACTACACCGTCACCCCGGCTATCGCCCTGTGGACGGGCTCCGAAAGCCCTCGAAGCACCGGCATCAGCACCGATGCAACCGCCCCGGTAGCCACCGTGCAGTCGGTCTCGCCAACGCCTAACGCCGCCGGGTGGATAAACACCAGCCCCGTCACCTTGACCATCACGGCCGACGACGGCGCAGCCGGCTCCGGCGTCGCCTCCATCACGTACGCGGTCGACGGCGGCGCGAAGCAGACAGTGAGTGGCGCGTCCGCCCTAGTCCCTGCCAGCGGCGACGGAACACACACGGTGTCCTACTTCGCCACCGACAATGCGGGCAATGCCGGGACTGCGCAGAACCAGACCGTGCGCATAGACACTCAGGCACCGGCCCCGCCGGTGTTCACTACCGTCCCCTCCTACGTGTATTCCGGTAACGTCGCCGGGGTGCCCCTCAAAGGCACAGCGGAGGCCAACGCGGAAGTTACTCTCACCGCGGCTGACGCGGGCGCCGCCCATTCCACGCCCCCGGTAACAGCAACTGCGGATGGCAGCGGGAACTGGTCCGTCGCCCTGGACCTGCGGAGCCTGGACCAGGGAACTGTGACGTTCTCGGCCATGGCAACGGACGCTGCGGGCAACACAGGCGCTGCCAAGACATCCACAAGCACGAAGGACACTGTGGCCCCGGCTGCGGCGCAGGCCGTAAAGGTCCCGATCTATGTAAACGCCGCCACGGCTCCCTCCGTCAACATTTCCGGGAGCGCTGAAGTCGGGGCAACCGTAGCAGTTTCAGCCACAAGCCCGGGATCAGTCCAGCCGGTAACAGGAACGGCAACAGCCAGCGACGGCACCTGGTCGATGGTCCTCAATCTCGGCTCACTCAAAGACGGAGCGGTCACGTACACGGTCACAGTGCAGGACGCGGCCGGCAACACCGGTTCTGCGACGACCGCCACGGACACCAAGGATACCCAAGCCCCCGCGCTCGTGCTGGCCGCCCCCCGCTACGTCAACAGCCTAACTGCGCCCAACCTGCAGGTCAGCGGCACCGCCGAAGCCGGAGTTGTGGTGACCCTGACCGTCAGCGGCACCGGCCGACCCCCGGTGATTGGCCAGGCAACGGCTACGCTCGGCACGTGGAGCGTAACCGGGCTGGACGTTACCGGGTTCAGTGACGGATCACTGACGTTCTCCGCGGCAACTTCAGACGCGGCCGGCAACAGTGCCGCCGTCACTGCCCCTGGCCCGAACACCAAGGACGTCGCGGTCCCCGCCGTCTTCAGCATCACCGGCACCGACGGAAACAAGGGGGGCCTGGACAGGGGCGACCTCCTAACCATTACGTTCACTGACTCCATGGACCCGTCGAAGTTCTGCCCCGGCTGGACAGGTGCCAGCCTGGCGGGAACGGTGACTCTGTCCAACGCGCCCGCCCCCACGTTCGACACCATCAGCTTCTCAACCAGCGGCTGCACCGGGCTTAGCCTGGGGACAATCTCGCTGGGAGCCGACTACGTGGGAGCAACGGCAGCGACATTCTCCGGCAATGGCAACAATGCCTCCACCCTCACGTGGGACTCCGCAACCAAGGTACTGACCATCAAATTCGGAGCTCTCGCCTCGGGGTCTATTGCCAGCCCGGCCCCCGGGTTCCCGTCGTACGATCCCGCGTCCGGCCTCACCGACTTGGCAGGCAACCCCCTCAGTACCAGTAGGTACACCTCTGGCAACAAGACCGCTTTCTGA
- a CDS encoding dihydrolipoamide acetyltransferase family protein, giving the protein MSQTRVFLLPDLGEGLTEAELVSWHVSVGDTISVDQPIAEVETAKSTVEVPSPYAGIVAELHGQPGETLDVGRPLISVVEPVETSEPVVEPVETELGDPLVEPAETELGDPLVEPASSVVEPVETKEAEAYREEEKAGSGNVLIGYGTPGGHGVARRTRAPKGSVSVVEPVETKPARPVVEPVETQDDLSLLRTRVPGKLGAVISPLVRRMAREHGVDLGELPGSGEGGLIMRKDVEAAISAPSVEPGATTAGFPGRASEVRERVGSETPEAPGSRQAPSPEGKDARTGLAISSRTPVRGVRKAVAATMTRSRSEIPEATVWVDVDATALVELRKELKTGRSEVPGLLAFIARFVTAGLKKYPELNTRIETAADGSQEIVSFDGINLGIAAQTDRGLVVPSVHAAEKLTARELDAEIRRLTDVARQGKATPTELGSGTFTLNNYGVFGVDGSAAIINHPEVAILGVGRIIDKPWVVNGELAVRKVTELTLTFDHRVCDGGTAAGFLRFVADAIENPNGLLADI; this is encoded by the coding sequence ATGAGCCAGACGCGTGTGTTTTTGTTGCCGGACCTGGGCGAGGGACTGACCGAAGCCGAGCTGGTGTCGTGGCACGTTTCGGTGGGGGACACGATTTCCGTGGACCAGCCGATCGCCGAGGTGGAGACCGCGAAGTCCACTGTTGAGGTGCCTTCGCCGTATGCCGGGATTGTGGCGGAGCTGCACGGACAGCCGGGGGAGACCCTGGACGTGGGGCGACCCCTCATTTCGGTGGTTGAGCCTGTCGAAACCTCCGAACCGGTGGTTGAGCCTGTCGAAACCGAGCTGGGGGACCCGTTGGTTGAGCCTGCCGAAACCGAGCTGGGGGACCCGTTGGTTGAGCCTGCCTCTTCGGTGGTTGAGCCTGTCGAAACCAAAGAGGCCGAGGCGTACCGCGAGGAGGAGAAAGCCGGGTCCGGCAACGTTCTTATTGGCTACGGAACTCCGGGCGGCCATGGCGTTGCTCGACGTACCCGCGCTCCGAAGGGATCAGTATCGGTGGTTGAGCCTGTCGAAACCAAGCCTGCCCGTCCGGTGGTTGAGCCTGTCGAAACCCAGGACGACCTCTCCCTCTTGCGCACCCGCGTCCCGGGCAAACTTGGGGCAGTCATCTCCCCGCTGGTCCGTCGTATGGCACGGGAGCACGGCGTCGACCTCGGCGAGCTCCCCGGCTCGGGCGAGGGTGGCCTCATCATGCGCAAGGACGTGGAGGCGGCGATTAGTGCCCCGTCGGTTGAGCCTGGGGCCACGACCGCAGGATTCCCTGGCCGAGCTAGCGAGGTTAGGGAGCGGGTGGGGAGCGAAACCCCCGAGGCTCCTGGATCTCGACAGGCTCCATCACCGGAGGGCAAAGACGCCCGCACGGGCCTCGCAATTTCCTCCCGCACGCCGGTCAGGGGAGTGCGCAAGGCTGTTGCCGCAACCATGACGCGCAGCCGGTCGGAGATTCCCGAAGCAACCGTCTGGGTAGACGTTGACGCCACTGCCCTGGTTGAGCTCCGCAAGGAACTCAAGACAGGTCGCTCAGAAGTGCCCGGCCTGCTTGCGTTCATAGCCCGCTTCGTCACTGCCGGACTCAAGAAGTACCCGGAGCTGAACACCCGGATCGAAACCGCGGCCGACGGGTCACAGGAGATTGTCTCGTTCGACGGGATCAACCTCGGCATCGCAGCCCAGACCGACCGCGGCCTCGTGGTCCCGTCAGTCCACGCCGCGGAGAAGCTGACCGCCAGGGAGCTGGACGCGGAGATCCGCCGGCTGACCGACGTCGCGCGCCAAGGCAAGGCGACCCCCACGGAGCTGGGCAGCGGGACTTTCACGCTCAATAACTATGGGGTGTTCGGCGTGGACGGCTCCGCGGCGATCATTAACCACCCGGAGGTGGCCATCCTCGGCGTCGGCCGGATCATCGACAAGCCGTGGGTGGTGAACGGCGAGCTGGCTGTCCGCAAGGTCACCGAGCTGACCCTCACCTTCGACCACCGCGTCTGCGACGGCGGCACGGCCGCAGGCTTCCTCCGCTTCGTAGCCGACGCGATCGAAAACCCGAACGGCCTCCTGGCGGACATCTAG
- a CDS encoding helix-turn-helix transcriptional regulator: MSSYDVGTESQQALAVEPVPDGHAGGSMDAAAELFKAVAHPARAQILELLTEGECTIPELCDGTGLKPSHLSRHLTQMRGQHLIKCLRSSGRLVYRLAYPEAAGLLAAARSVLQARTGEAVSSLRPTPEVQPFTSLWGERFSAPEAALVSRSVIADACQAMAARTGCSPEAAAGRLITVARTCKMTLLEAALEELRIGEDGSED, from the coding sequence ATGAGCAGCTATGACGTGGGGACGGAGAGCCAGCAGGCCCTTGCGGTGGAACCTGTTCCCGACGGGCACGCCGGCGGGTCTATGGATGCTGCGGCGGAGCTGTTCAAGGCCGTGGCACACCCGGCCCGGGCGCAGATCTTGGAGCTGCTCACCGAGGGTGAGTGCACCATCCCGGAGCTGTGCGACGGCACTGGGCTGAAGCCCTCGCACTTGTCCCGGCATCTGACCCAGATGCGCGGGCAGCACCTGATCAAGTGTCTCCGGTCCAGTGGCCGGCTGGTCTACCGGCTGGCGTACCCGGAAGCAGCCGGACTGCTGGCCGCTGCCAGGTCGGTGCTTCAGGCCCGGACGGGGGAGGCGGTCAGTTCCCTGCGCCCCACGCCGGAAGTGCAGCCGTTCACGTCCCTGTGGGGCGAGCGGTTTTCGGCGCCGGAAGCTGCACTGGTTTCGCGTTCGGTGATCGCGGACGCGTGCCAGGCGATGGCTGCGCGGACGGGCTGCAGCCCCGAGGCGGCAGCCGGACGGCTCATCACGGTGGCCCGCACCTGCAAAATGACGCTCCTGGAAGCCGCACTGGAGGAACTGCGCATCGGCGAGGACGGCAGCGAGGACTGA
- the pdhA gene encoding pyruvate dehydrogenase (acetyl-transferring) E1 component subunit alpha: protein MTISADHTAREHASPVPAEDALAEAAKKFGITAEDYMLPARHQIEMVDPEGRLKPEGEQGTEPGHEYPLPGDEELLAAYEQLVVGRRVNDQNSALVRQGRMAVYPSSHGQEACQVAAALCLSDGDWMFPTYRDAVAVMTRGVDPVQVMTIFRGDWHGGFDPLKHKVGIQCTPLTTQLLHAVGVAHAAKLRGEDTVVLAMCGDGATSEGDFHEALNFAAVFHLPVIFFVQNNKYAISVPLAHQSVAPSLAHKAVGYGMAGERVDGNDVVALLAVLDRAVKLAREGSGPLLVEANTYRMQAHTNADDDTRYRESAEVAEWRAKDPVNRMRAYLTDRGLLDDSVEARIASHAEAVATQLREGLSEDVPVDPQELFRHVFAKQTPQLKEQSALLADELARDAAAASSTEEAGK from the coding sequence ATGACGATCTCCGCAGACCACACCGCACGCGAGCATGCCAGCCCGGTGCCGGCAGAGGATGCCCTCGCCGAGGCTGCCAAGAAGTTCGGCATCACGGCCGAGGACTACATGCTCCCGGCCCGGCACCAGATCGAAATGGTGGACCCCGAGGGCCGGCTCAAGCCCGAAGGCGAGCAGGGCACCGAACCCGGCCACGAGTACCCCTTGCCCGGCGATGAGGAACTGCTGGCCGCATACGAACAGCTCGTCGTCGGCCGCCGCGTCAATGACCAGAACTCGGCACTGGTCCGGCAGGGCCGCATGGCCGTGTACCCGTCCAGCCACGGCCAGGAAGCCTGCCAGGTGGCGGCCGCCCTGTGCCTGTCCGACGGCGACTGGATGTTCCCCACGTACCGCGACGCCGTGGCCGTGATGACCCGCGGCGTGGACCCCGTGCAGGTGATGACCATCTTCCGCGGCGACTGGCACGGCGGGTTCGATCCCCTCAAGCACAAGGTGGGCATCCAGTGCACGCCGCTGACCACCCAGCTGCTGCACGCCGTGGGTGTGGCCCACGCCGCCAAGCTCCGCGGCGAGGACACCGTGGTGCTGGCAATGTGCGGCGACGGCGCCACCAGCGAAGGCGACTTCCACGAGGCCCTGAACTTCGCCGCCGTCTTCCACCTGCCCGTCATCTTCTTCGTCCAGAACAACAAGTACGCCATCTCGGTGCCGCTGGCACACCAGTCCGTGGCGCCGTCGCTCGCGCACAAGGCCGTGGGCTACGGCATGGCCGGCGAACGCGTGGACGGCAACGACGTGGTGGCGCTCCTCGCGGTCCTGGACCGGGCCGTGAAACTGGCCCGGGAAGGCTCCGGCCCCCTGCTGGTTGAGGCCAACACGTACCGCATGCAGGCCCACACCAATGCCGACGACGACACCCGCTACCGCGAGAGCGCTGAAGTTGCCGAGTGGCGGGCGAAGGACCCGGTGAACCGGATGCGCGCCTACCTGACGGACCGCGGCCTGCTGGACGACTCCGTTGAGGCGCGGATTGCTTCGCACGCCGAAGCGGTGGCCACCCAGCTGCGTGAAGGACTCAGCGAGGACGTGCCGGTGGACCCGCAGGAGCTCTTCCGCCACGTCTTCGCCAAGCAAACGCCGCAGTTGAAGGAACAGTCCGCCCTGCTCGCCGACGAACTCGCCCGCGACGCAGCAGCCGCATCATCTACTGAGGAGGCCGGCAAGTGA
- a CDS encoding BTAD domain-containing putative transcriptional regulator has protein sequence MRGYLSGLLWPEYPDARALESLRVTVHLISRQVPGLLVNGGAMLSLDERVDVDVQRIRSQIQALQEDRHRGNGASFLHELRDAELLPGWYEDWVVFAQNRLTEERFQALALLARKSLAAGDCETAAEAAHATLEIEPLYERAVSWLVAAELQRENPGAALRAYERYREQLEQDMGLLPSGSLTALVADLLDRQAHPVAGRLIAAAGSLLGGRAALNPT, from the coding sequence ATGCGGGGGTATCTGAGCGGCCTGTTGTGGCCGGAGTACCCTGACGCCAGGGCACTGGAAAGCCTGCGCGTTACGGTGCACCTGATTTCCCGCCAGGTGCCCGGGCTGCTGGTTAACGGCGGAGCCATGCTGTCACTGGACGAGCGGGTGGACGTTGATGTGCAGCGCATCAGGTCCCAGATCCAGGCTCTGCAGGAAGACCGGCACAGGGGGAACGGCGCCTCCTTCTTGCATGAGCTGCGCGACGCCGAACTCCTCCCCGGCTGGTACGAGGACTGGGTGGTCTTCGCACAGAACCGCCTGACGGAGGAGCGTTTCCAGGCCCTCGCCCTGTTGGCGCGGAAATCCCTCGCAGCGGGTGACTGTGAAACGGCAGCGGAAGCTGCACACGCCACACTGGAAATTGAGCCCCTCTATGAGCGTGCTGTTTCCTGGCTCGTTGCGGCCGAACTGCAGCGTGAAAATCCCGGCGCAGCGCTGCGGGCCTACGAGCGGTACCGCGAGCAGCTGGAGCAGGACATGGGTCTCCTGCCATCCGGATCCCTCACCGCCCTCGTGGCCGACCTCCTTGACCGCCAGGCCCATCCGGTGGCAGGCCGCCTGATTGCAGCCGCCGGTTCCCTGTTGGGCGGGCGGGCGGCGCTCAACCCCACCTAG
- a CDS encoding alpha-ketoacid dehydrogenase subunit beta has protein sequence MSPTITTSSEANGNVSAATARAAASAAASAEAAGPQPVTLAKALNTALVDAMQADPSVLVFGEDVGTLGGVFRITDGLTATFGEQRCFDTPLAESGIVGMAVGMAINGMRPVIEMQFDAFAYPAFEQIVSHVAKMHNRTRGAVKLPLVIRVPYGGGIGGVEHHCDSSEAYYAHTAGLKVFTPATVADGYRMLREAIDSDDPVVFMEPKKLYWSKDLVDLPALRSSYVEGTTAGLATEGRAAVARPGTDATLIAYGPSVPTALAAAEAAALEGRSLEVIDVRTIVPFDDATVCESVRKTGRAVVIAEAHGFASVSSEIVARVQERCFHYLAAPIRRVAGFDIPYPAPKLEKYYLPGVDRILDAVDDLQWEN, from the coding sequence GTGAGCCCCACCATCACCACCTCGTCCGAGGCCAACGGCAACGTTTCTGCCGCTACCGCCCGGGCAGCAGCCTCCGCCGCTGCGTCTGCCGAAGCGGCCGGCCCGCAGCCGGTCACTCTTGCCAAGGCATTGAACACGGCTTTGGTTGATGCCATGCAGGCGGACCCGTCAGTCCTGGTGTTCGGCGAGGACGTGGGGACGCTGGGCGGGGTGTTCCGGATTACCGACGGGCTCACCGCTACGTTCGGGGAGCAGCGCTGCTTCGACACCCCGCTGGCCGAGTCCGGCATTGTGGGCATGGCCGTGGGCATGGCCATCAACGGGATGCGACCGGTGATCGAGATGCAGTTCGATGCGTTTGCCTACCCGGCATTTGAGCAGATCGTCAGCCACGTGGCCAAGATGCACAACCGTACCCGCGGCGCGGTGAAGCTGCCTCTTGTTATTCGTGTGCCCTACGGCGGCGGCATCGGGGGAGTGGAGCACCACTGCGATTCCTCCGAGGCCTACTACGCCCACACCGCCGGCCTGAAGGTGTTCACCCCCGCCACCGTGGCGGACGGGTACCGGATGCTCCGCGAAGCCATCGACTCGGACGATCCCGTGGTGTTTATGGAGCCCAAGAAGCTCTACTGGTCCAAGGACCTGGTGGATTTGCCTGCGCTGCGGTCCTCTTACGTGGAAGGCACGACGGCGGGCCTTGCCACTGAAGGGCGCGCCGCCGTCGCGCGTCCCGGCACTGATGCGACGCTGATCGCCTATGGCCCGTCCGTCCCCACCGCGCTCGCCGCGGCCGAGGCGGCTGCATTGGAGGGGCGCTCGCTGGAGGTCATCGACGTGCGGACGATTGTGCCGTTCGACGACGCCACTGTCTGTGAGTCGGTGCGGAAGACCGGCCGGGCCGTGGTGATCGCCGAGGCGCACGGGTTCGCATCCGTGTCCTCCGAGATCGTGGCCCGGGTGCAGGAGCGATGCTTCCACTACCTGGCCGCCCCCATCCGCCGCGTCGCCGGGTTCGACATCCCGTACCCGGCGCCCAAGCTTGAGAAGTACTACCTGCCCGGCGTGGACCGCATCCTCGACGCCGTCGACGACCTTCAGTGGGAGAACTGA